A region from the Aphis gossypii isolate Hap1 chromosome 1, ASM2018417v2, whole genome shotgun sequence genome encodes:
- the LOC114130756 gene encoding U4/U6.U5 small nuclear ribonucleoprotein 27 kDa protein-like, with protein sequence MRERERYKDKGHDRTKDKHRDRSSSLTRARRGRSRSSSPRTRREPREHSRSPRRGRSRSASPRARRDVRKRSRSRQRHSRSRSPVRRHSRERRRSRNRDLRRSRSKTPTKKDKKYTRSVQHTAPKVTEEDLRGKTAEEQEMMKMMGFCNFDSTHGKEVDGNNVGDVHVILKRKYRQYMNRKGGFNRPLDFVA encoded by the coding sequence ATGAGAGAACGAGAACGTTATAAAGATAAAGGACATGATCGTACTAAAGATAAACATCGCGACCGTTCCAGTAGTTTAACAAGAGCACGTAGAGGTAGGTCTCGAAGTTCATCGCCTAGAACAAGACGTGAACCACGTGAGCATTCAAGAAGTCCACGTCGTGGTCGTTCTAGAAGTGCTTCACCAAGGGCTAGGCGCGATGTGCGCAAAAGAAGCCGCTCTCGTCAGCGTCATTCAAGATCGAGATCTCCTGTAAGACGACATTCAAGAGAGAGGCGTCGTTCTAGAAACCGTGATTTACGAAGATCAAGGTCAAAAACTCCAACAAAAAaggacaaaaaatatacaaggtCTGTCCAACATACTGCTCCTAAAGTAACAGAAGAAGATCTACGTGGAAAAACTGCCGAGGAACAAGAAATGATGAAAATGATgggtttttgtaattttgactCTACTCATGGCAAAGAAGTAGATGGAAATAATGTTGGTGATGTTCATGTTATACTTAAACGTAAATATCGACAGTACATGAACCGTAAAGGTGGATTTAATAGACCTCTAGATTTTGTAGCTTAA
- the LOC114130664 gene encoding folate transporter 1-like isoform X2, with protein sequence MTWKTISLCLCIYGVLKEFRPSESYFIPYLLGPRMNYTEEQINNEILTVGVYASMICMIFVSLTTDWLRYKIVIVIQAFCGVCIYASLSFFTSFTSLIVVQILYGMFVATEVAYFTYTYSVVNIKYYQKVTSYIRAAHLIGRFFSGFLSQVFISTELVDTYQLNFLTLGSLTAAMLWTITLPAVKRSEPKPETQKMNVIEKTSEAKVEDGDDDSAENNTEHSKISWKYFKSMCKEYKSFYILKWSFWVITATCCFNQVLYYIQSLWESLSHDKCLENSSICTNTSEWNGAVDAVYTIISTFITFLCGFINMDMDKYSNLLIIVTSFVQFGALYISVVYKSIYVSYINYIIFCTIYQGMMTIASSEIAKCVNKDNHGFVFGVNNLLAATLQSLATFFMTMGGLSSSSKILFEWYAIFCLVIGVCYLFISILQVVKKNL encoded by the exons atgACGTGGAAAACCATTTCTTTATGCTTGTGTATTTATGGTGTTTTAAAAGAGTTTCGTCCATCAGAATCTTATTTCATTCCATATTTACTAGGTCCACGGATGAATTATACTGAAGAAcag attaataatgaaatacttaCTGTTGGTGTTTATGCTTCAATGATATGTATGATATTTGTTTCGTTAACAACTGACTGGCTGaggtataaaattgtaattgttatCCAAGCGTTTTGCGGTGTTTGTATTTATGCTTCGTTATCGTTTTTTACAAGTTTTACATCTCTTATT gtagttcaaattttgtatgGCATGTTTGTCGCTACAGAAGTTGCATACTtcacatatacatattctgttgtgaatataaaatattatcagaaaGTTACTAGTTATATAAGAGCTGCACATCTTATAGGGCGTTTCTTTTCAGGATTTCTTTCTCAGGTGTTTATTTCAACAGAATTGGTTGAtacatatcaattaaatttccTTACATTAGGAA GTCTGACGGCTGCAATGTTATGGACCATAACATTACCAGCTGTAAAAAGAAGTGAGCCTAAGCCCGAAACTCAGAAAATGAATGTAATTGAGAAAACATCAGAAGCAAAAGTAGAAGACGGAGATGATGATTCAGCTGAAAATAATACAGAA CATAGCAAGATTTCTTGGAAATATTTCAAGTCCATGTGTAAAGAATATaagagtttttatattttgaaatggtcATTTTGGGTTATAACTGCAACTTGTTGTTTtaatcaa gttttatattacattcagTCATTGTGGGAATCTTTGAGCCATGACAAATGTCTTGAGAATAGTAGTATTTGTACTAATACTTCAGAATGGAATGGAGCTGTTGATGctgtttatacaataataa gtacatttattacgtttttatgTGGTTTTATCAATATGGATATggataaatatagtaatttacttattatagtaaCATCTTTTGTCCAATTTGGTGCTCTTTATATATCAGTTGTATATAAATCAATCTATGTATCCTATatcaactacataatattttgcacaATTTATCAAGGAATGATGACCATTGCCAG TTCTGAAATAGCCAAATGTGTCAATAAAGATAACCATGGATTTGTGTTTggtgttaataacttattagctGCAACTTTACAATCATTAGCTACATTTTTCATGACTATGGGAGGTTTGTCGTCATCATCTAaaattttg tttgaatGGTATGCTATATTCTGCTTAGTAATTGgagtatgttatttatttatatcaattttacaaGTTGTTAAGAA gaATTTATAA
- the LOC114130664 gene encoding folate transporter 1-like isoform X3 — translation MTWKTISLCLCIYGVLKEFRPSESYFIPYLLGPRMNYTEEQINNEILTVGVYASMICMIFVSLTTDWLRYKIVIVIQAFCGVCIYASLSFFTSFTSLIVVQILYGMFVATEVAYFTYTYSVVNIKYYQKVTSYIRAAHLIGRFFSGFLSQVFISTELVDTYQLNFLTLGSLTAAMLWTITLPAVKRSEPKPETQKMNVIEKTSEAKVEDGDDDSAENNTEHSKISWKYFKSMCKEYKSFYILKWSFWVITATCCFNQVLYYIQSLWESLSHDKCLENSSICTNTSEWNGAVDAVYTIISTFITFLCGFINMDMDKYSNLLIIVTSFVQFGALYISVVYKSIYVSYINYIIFCTIYQGMMTIASSEIAKCVNKDNHGFVFGVNNLLAATLQSLATFFMTMGGLSSSSKILFEWYAIFCLVIGVCYLFISILQVVKK, via the exons atgACGTGGAAAACCATTTCTTTATGCTTGTGTATTTATGGTGTTTTAAAAGAGTTTCGTCCATCAGAATCTTATTTCATTCCATATTTACTAGGTCCACGGATGAATTATACTGAAGAAcag attaataatgaaatacttaCTGTTGGTGTTTATGCTTCAATGATATGTATGATATTTGTTTCGTTAACAACTGACTGGCTGaggtataaaattgtaattgttatCCAAGCGTTTTGCGGTGTTTGTATTTATGCTTCGTTATCGTTTTTTACAAGTTTTACATCTCTTATT gtagttcaaattttgtatgGCATGTTTGTCGCTACAGAAGTTGCATACTtcacatatacatattctgttgtgaatataaaatattatcagaaaGTTACTAGTTATATAAGAGCTGCACATCTTATAGGGCGTTTCTTTTCAGGATTTCTTTCTCAGGTGTTTATTTCAACAGAATTGGTTGAtacatatcaattaaatttccTTACATTAGGAA GTCTGACGGCTGCAATGTTATGGACCATAACATTACCAGCTGTAAAAAGAAGTGAGCCTAAGCCCGAAACTCAGAAAATGAATGTAATTGAGAAAACATCAGAAGCAAAAGTAGAAGACGGAGATGATGATTCAGCTGAAAATAATACAGAA CATAGCAAGATTTCTTGGAAATATTTCAAGTCCATGTGTAAAGAATATaagagtttttatattttgaaatggtcATTTTGGGTTATAACTGCAACTTGTTGTTTtaatcaa gttttatattacattcagTCATTGTGGGAATCTTTGAGCCATGACAAATGTCTTGAGAATAGTAGTATTTGTACTAATACTTCAGAATGGAATGGAGCTGTTGATGctgtttatacaataataa gtacatttattacgtttttatgTGGTTTTATCAATATGGATATggataaatatagtaatttacttattatagtaaCATCTTTTGTCCAATTTGGTGCTCTTTATATATCAGTTGTATATAAATCAATCTATGTATCCTATatcaactacataatattttgcacaATTTATCAAGGAATGATGACCATTGCCAG TTCTGAAATAGCCAAATGTGTCAATAAAGATAACCATGGATTTGTGTTTggtgttaataacttattagctGCAACTTTACAATCATTAGCTACATTTTTCATGACTATGGGAGGTTTGTCGTCATCATCTAaaattttg tttgaatGGTATGCTATATTCTGCTTAGTAATTGgagtatgttatttatttatatcaattttacaaGTTGTTAAGAAGTAA
- the LOC114130664 gene encoding folate transporter 1-like isoform X1: MTWKTISLCLCIYGVLKEFRPSESYFIPYLLGPRMNYTEEQINNEILTVGVYASMICMIFVSLTTDWLRYKIVIVIQAFCGVCIYASLSFFTSFTSLIVVQILYGMFVATEVAYFTYTYSVVNIKYYQKVTSYIRAAHLIGRFFSGFLSQVFISTELVDTYQLNFLTLGSLTAAMLWTITLPAVKRSEPKPETQKMNVIEKTSEAKVEDGDDDSAENNTEHSKISWKYFKSMCKEYKSFYILKWSFWVITATCCFNQVLYYIQSLWESLSHDKCLENSSICTNTSEWNGAVDAVYTIISTFITFLCGFINMDMDKYSNLLIIVTSFVQFGALYISVVYKSIYVSYINYIIFCTIYQGMMTIASSEIAKCVNKDNHGFVFGVNNLLAATLQSLATFFMTMGGLSSSSKILFEWYAIFCLVIGVCYLFISILQVVKNIPCLTVIGKKFPNQLFSI; this comes from the exons atgACGTGGAAAACCATTTCTTTATGCTTGTGTATTTATGGTGTTTTAAAAGAGTTTCGTCCATCAGAATCTTATTTCATTCCATATTTACTAGGTCCACGGATGAATTATACTGAAGAAcag attaataatgaaatacttaCTGTTGGTGTTTATGCTTCAATGATATGTATGATATTTGTTTCGTTAACAACTGACTGGCTGaggtataaaattgtaattgttatCCAAGCGTTTTGCGGTGTTTGTATTTATGCTTCGTTATCGTTTTTTACAAGTTTTACATCTCTTATT gtagttcaaattttgtatgGCATGTTTGTCGCTACAGAAGTTGCATACTtcacatatacatattctgttgtgaatataaaatattatcagaaaGTTACTAGTTATATAAGAGCTGCACATCTTATAGGGCGTTTCTTTTCAGGATTTCTTTCTCAGGTGTTTATTTCAACAGAATTGGTTGAtacatatcaattaaatttccTTACATTAGGAA GTCTGACGGCTGCAATGTTATGGACCATAACATTACCAGCTGTAAAAAGAAGTGAGCCTAAGCCCGAAACTCAGAAAATGAATGTAATTGAGAAAACATCAGAAGCAAAAGTAGAAGACGGAGATGATGATTCAGCTGAAAATAATACAGAA CATAGCAAGATTTCTTGGAAATATTTCAAGTCCATGTGTAAAGAATATaagagtttttatattttgaaatggtcATTTTGGGTTATAACTGCAACTTGTTGTTTtaatcaa gttttatattacattcagTCATTGTGGGAATCTTTGAGCCATGACAAATGTCTTGAGAATAGTAGTATTTGTACTAATACTTCAGAATGGAATGGAGCTGTTGATGctgtttatacaataataa gtacatttattacgtttttatgTGGTTTTATCAATATGGATATggataaatatagtaatttacttattatagtaaCATCTTTTGTCCAATTTGGTGCTCTTTATATATCAGTTGTATATAAATCAATCTATGTATCCTATatcaactacataatattttgcacaATTTATCAAGGAATGATGACCATTGCCAG TTCTGAAATAGCCAAATGTGTCAATAAAGATAACCATGGATTTGTGTTTggtgttaataacttattagctGCAACTTTACAATCATTAGCTACATTTTTCATGACTATGGGAGGTTTGTCGTCATCATCTAaaattttg tttgaatGGTATGCTATATTCTGCTTAGTAATTGgagtatgttatttatttatatcaattttacaaGTTGTTAAGAA TATACCATGTTTAACGGTAATCGGAAAAAAATTCCCAAAtcaactatttagtatttaa